The sequence CGACTCGGTGCCATTGGTTTCTTCCTGGAGCAGAAGTTTGGGTGTCCGCAGGATGTAGAAGGTTGTTTGGTTGGAAAGGACGTATACATTGTGCAGTCGAGGCCTCAACCACAATAAAAGGGTAATCGTGTTTGGAAAGAGAAACACGTTGGTCAAATCATGCCAACATGCTACAAAATTCGCGACTATCCATTTTTCATTACAGTTTAGATTGAAGGATACATAATTCTGTACGATAGTTGATatgttatatgatatatttagatatttttatatgtttgcCCTCTCAAGTAGTGGTTACGAATATGATCGTTTAAAGATCAGCATTTCACAATAAGCACTGGAACAAAGAAATGTTACGTTCAATCACATTCaaaccaaaatgtcggattaaATTGCACAACTCTAAGAATTATCATTGAAATGGCAACTCACTCAAGCAGAGTCCGAATCACGATATTGGTAACCAAGTCTAAACATTTACAAAAAGCATTGAGAAGAATTTTCTTGTGCTGTTGAAAGAGTCGGATTTCCAGTCAAATTCCTGTGTCAAGTACCTGCAGAAATTGTAAACAAAGAaccatcaaataaaaaaatgatgttATCAACCGCGACAAATGCCAAGAACAGTTCATACGAAGTGATAAGACGCTCTTTCTTGTGATCCAGATTGAAAACACCTTTAGAAATGGAAACTCGAGATCAAGATAGCTTAGCAAGAACAAAGGTCTTAGaaagaatgcaatgcaaaaaacAGAGAGAAACAAGTTTTTTCAGAGTCTTCCCCACTTGACCATTACCCAAAAACTTATTCTTAGCATAAAAAAGGAATCCTTGGAGTTACCTGTACAGCTTCAAATTGCCATCAGAGAGTTTCTAGTGATATAGAACATGCTTCTTTTAAAGCTGAGGCTCTTTAGAATTGATGATCAGCCCTACAAACACTACTGTCTAGGAGAAGGATTTGGTCGGTTGCTGttaatgatatttttttggCATTCACCATCTGTGCGACAACTTTCATTGCTCAAACCACATTCCACAGGCTTGGGTATCTGGATGAGCTTTCCAAACAACTGAAATGAACCACCACCAGTTGGACTTGAAGAAGGAAGTCCCTGCTGTCCAGATGACCCAATGCCAAAGAATTGGTCGCTGTTCTGACTACTTGATGATAAGTTGTCCAGAGGTAAGTTTTTAAGATTTGGAGCTGCAGAGACAGGTTTTGAGTTTGAATCTGCACCATTTGTAACTAGGTTGGTGGAAATCTGGAGGGATGTATCGCTCTCGGAGTTGGACAAACTGGATATACTACACTGATCTCGCCTGGCTCCCTGCATGCTAGCAGGAAAAAAAGAATGATTGAACATGGACGAGTTCAGATTCTCTGCCGTTACAATAGCTATCTCATTCATAGGGACATAACAATTTGCTTCTTCATCGGGTAGCTTCCCATGATGCTGCAGAACTTTCAATTTCTTATGATGAGGAAATGGAGAATGAAACTGTGGCGATGGCAGAACATATTCAATTTGCCAAGGGTTCAACTTGTTCATGTTCTGCAGAGGTTGAGTGTCATCCCATGTGACCTACATGAGAAAATTAAAGAACTCCAGAACAAGAGTGGTAGAAACCTTTTGAATGTTGTGTTTTCGTACAGTATTAGAAAGTACTAGGATGACTTAATGAAGAACAGGAAAAACACAATCACCAGCAAGAAGAAACAAACGCAGACATGATTCCATGCAAGTTCGAAGTTTGGATCTCTTGGCATTTCCAATACGTTGCCGATTTCTCAATTTCCCATCGTGAAAACTGCTAGACATGCATTTGACAATTTGAGAACATTTTCTTCTGGTCCGAACACAGAGTCAAATTAAACACACTAGGCCAACACACACTGATTTCCATATGCAGCAAATCTTACTAAGAATGTTTGACTTTACAACCTATGCCAAATACAAGAGCTTGAAATTATTCTTGATTATATAGCATCTAACCAAATCAAGCACACGACAACATCATTGACCCGAACATAACAAAACAAACCAATCCATGTTTCAAGGCAACGCTCTAAATATTGCATCACCGCCTGTCCTCCTCCATCTTCTGAACGTACAGTGAAACAAATCCAATTTATTGCAATAACATGCAGCAGTCCTGAATTGCATAACATCGCTAATGGAAACACATAGATTATGAACCTTTCTTTCAATCAACATTGTTCAATACATTTAGTCAGGAACAGTTAAAAACTAGCTACAGGAACttaactttttaaaatttttactttaTTAAAGAAGATAAGGTATAGGACCAAAAGTTTttgggaaaaagaaaaaaacaaaataatgacCGGACAGCCCATTATCAGCTCAAGCCAATACCGGGCACATATATACAGCATCCAAAATCCAACATGCATGATGTGGAACTGTCCTAAACATCAAAACAATGCTCACTGTAGCTAACACCAAAACTCATTCAACGCACAAATTATAGCAAAAGAATccagaaaggaaaaaaaaaacatttataacCTGCTATTATACAATGACATAATCAAGATAAATATCCACTAAAGAATGTGATATAAAATCTACATGCATGAACAGATTCATCGTCTCATACCTGAAGCATACGCCAGGGAGAACCACGCCATGGCCCAGCCTCCGGTGACGCGGCAGCCGTTATGGCTCCCTGATACCATGTCATCCTCGACGAATCCTCCGTCTCTACTGCCATTTTCACCTGCATTCCGGGGCTCCAGCACACCCGCAGTGCATCTTCCACCCTCTCGGCACTTACCACAAAATCCAGCAATCCAGCCCTAGGATAATACACCACCTCGAATGCCATTCCTTTGGCGGCATTCTCCATCGCCTCCATGGACTCGTCCTTGCTACCATTGGCAGCGTTTTCAGCAGAAGTCCAAGCGTTTTTTGCGCCAAATCGAACAGCTCTCCTGACTCCAATGAAGAGCTCAGCAGTGGATTCTTTCCGCATAAAAACAGTGGAATCTCCGGCGACGAGGCGTTTGGCATTGACAAACTTGCTCCAACCAGTGGTTAACAAGTGGCGGCGTGGTGTGCCCCGATAGATGTGTCGAAACTCCCATGCATTGTTATTGGTGTCTTTCATCGTCAAATTTTGGACAGGGGGGTCAGCCTCGAAGTCGAGTGGTGGAAAAATCGATTCAGCGCAGTATCTCGGGACCGAAAACCCTCCGCCATTATTCGCATCCGATGGAGTCAAAATCTTCGCAAACGAGACCACCACGTTTTGAAGGTCACCGGCGGCGTCGCCATTGTGATTCGCCACGCGTTGCACGTGGGGGTGAAGTGGCTGGAGGATAATTTTGGCGAAGACCTGGTCGGAGATATGGCTCGCGAGGAAACGAACAGATAGAACTTGGCAGAAAACCCATGGCCTTTTGAGAGGAATAGTGGAA comes from Henckelia pumila isolate YLH828 chromosome 4, ASM3356847v2, whole genome shotgun sequence and encodes:
- the LOC140859928 gene encoding auxin response factor 17 → MSKPSTASEVDAGVWRAIAGASVQIPSLHSYVYYFPEGHLEHSPSPATVNSTIPLKRPWVFCQVLSVRFLASHISDQVFAKIILQPLHPHVQRVANHNGDAAGDLQNVVVSFAKILTPSDANNGGGFSVPRYCAESIFPPLDFEADPPVQNLTMKDTNNNAWEFRHIYRGTPRRHLLTTGWSKFVNAKRLVAGDSTVFMRKESTAELFIGVRRAVRFGAKNAWTSAENAANGSKDESMEAMENAAKGMAFEVVYYPRAGLLDFVVSAERVEDALRVCWSPGMQVKMAVETEDSSRMTWYQGAITAAASPEAGPWRGSPWRMLQVTWDDTQPLQNMNKLNPWQIEYVLPSPQFHSPFPHHKKLKVLQHHGKLPDEEANCYVPMNEIAIVTAENLNSSMFNHSFFPASMQGARRDQCSISSLSNSESDTSLQISTNLVTNGADSNSKPVSAAPNLKNLPLDNLSSSSQNSDQFFGIGSSGQQGLPSSSPTGGGSFQLFGKLIQIPKPVECGLSNESCRTDGECQKNIINSNRPNPSPRQ